Genomic window (Candidatus Binataceae bacterium):
CGCAAGGGAATCGCCCTTGCGACGTCGGAAGCGCCGCCAGAGAGAGGGACGAAGCGCGGGAAGCGTCAGAAAGCGGCCCGGAGCGACACTGATTTGGCGGCGATCGCGGTCGGCGGCGTCGCGACGGCTGCAACGGCCCTAACCGAATCGGCCGGCGAAAGCAGATGTGTGCGCAGCGCGAGGACCGCCATAAATGCCGACAACAGCAGGAAAAAGAGCATGACCGAGCCGGGTTCGATCTCGTCCGCGCGCATCCGCGCAGCTAAGGCCGCGGTCTGCGATTGAGGCTTAGATTGAGGCTTGGATTGAGGCTTGGAAGGGTTGAATTGATGCGCCACGAGTCTCACGCAAAAAGAGATCAGCAAATCGCATACCGTTTGGCGACGTCTTTTCCGAATCGCGCGCCCTCTGTCTAATTCCGCCCTAGGGAAGCGCGCGCCCCGACCCGTTCCGATGCGGCGTTGCGTCGATGCGTCAACCTCCTGGCTTGCGTCCACTCGGCCGCAAGCTCGCGGGAGGGCGCTTCGCCCTTGCGCGTGTGGCCGGGGTGTTGGTAGACTAAATGTCAGATTGACGCAAAGTCCGGGAATTAAAATAATCTTCAAGCGGCCGCAACAATTCTGGCCGTCCCCGAGATACCCGCATCGCGCGTCCACGTGAGGTCCCGACCGATGACGCCTGAAATGCAGTCCGCTATCGTTGCCGCCGCCGATACCGCCGCCGCGCGGCTCCATCGCAAGCTCGCCGCCCTCGGGCAGGACGGCTACGAGCTCGCCGCCTGCGAGCGCTATGCCGCGCAGATCGACGAGATCAACCGGCTCAAGGCCGAGCGCGGCGCGGTGGTGCTCGCGCACAACTACCAGCGTCCCGAGATCTTCGAGGTCGCCGACTTTATCGGCGATTCGCTGGAACTGGCGTACAAGGCACGCGAGGTACGTGACGCCGGGATCATCGTGTTCTGCGGCGTCCACTTCATGGCTGAAACCGCCAAGATCTTCAATCCCGAACGAACCGTGCTGCTGCCGGACATGCGGGCCGGATGTTCGCTGGCGGAGAGTGTAACCGCCGAGGCTCTTGCCGAACGCAAGGCGGAGCTGCGCGAAATCTATCCCGACCTCAAAGTCGTCTCCTACGTCAACTGCACGGCCGACGTGAAGGCAGAATCCGACGCCTGCTGCACGTCGGCCAATGCGCTCAAGGTGGTCGAGGCGATCGACTCGGAGCACGTGCTGTTTGTGCCCGACCAAAACCTGGCCAACTACGTGCAGAGTCAGAGCCGCAAGAAGATCATCTCATGGGACGGCAATTGCTACGTGCACCATCAAATCACCGCCGAGGAAGTCGACCGGGTAAAGCGCGCGGTCCCCGGAATCAAGGTGCTGGCCCATCCCGAATGCCGCTCCGACGTCCTGCGCCTGGCCGACGCGGTGCTGTCGACCAGCGCGATGGTCCGGTACGCGCAAGGCAGCGAGGCGGACAAGTTCCTGATCGTGACCGAGTGCGGGCTTTCCGACCGTCTGCTGATGGAAATTCCCGGCAAGCACTTTTACAAGGCGTGCAAGCTCTGCCGCTACATGAAGATGATCACGCTCGGCGGTACGCTGGATTCGCTGCGCTACCTGCGCTTCGAGATCGAACTGTCCGATGAGGTGCGCGAGGGCGCGCGCCGCGCGCTCGAGCGAATGCTGGAATTGGGCGCCTAAGCCCACGCCCTGCCTCTTTAACCGGGGCCGCCCGGTTACGAGCCGGTTAAACGCCGACTTTTGAACGACTTATGATCCGGCGGATATACTTGCGCCGGTGAACTCAGAATCCAGGGCACCGATCGGGAAGACAGACTCGGGGAAGACCGACTCGGAGAAGACCGGCTCGGGACCGGCGGACCAGGCCGGCGGCCGCGCCGCCGCGCGAAGCGACCGCGCCGCACGGCCAAAGGTCGCGGTCGACACGGTGCTCTTCGCCGTCGAGGGTGGCCGGCTCAAGACCTATCTCGTGCAGTTGCGCCGCGGCGCCGGGCGCGGACGATGGGCTTTCGCCGGCGGACTGGTGCGGATGGGCGAGATGCTGGATGAGGCGGCGCGGCGCGAGCTTTTTGCCTCGACCGGAATTCACGAGGCGTACCTGGAGCAGCTCTTCACCTTCGGCGACCCCTCACGCGACCCGCGCGCCCATGTCGTTTCGGTCGCCTACATGGCGTTAATCGCCGACCCGCGCAGCGCGGCGGCGCCGGGTGGCAAGTATCTCGACGGGCGCTGGTTCGAGGTTTCGGCCCTGCCCGCGCTTGCGTATGATCACCAGCAGATGGCGGAATACGCGCTCGGGCGGCTCAAGGCCAAGCTCGAGTACACCAATATCGCGTGTAACTTGCTGCCGGAAACCTTCACTTTCGCCGAACTGGAGGCGTTGTACGCGATGATCCTGAAGCGGCCCATCGACCGGCGCAATTTTCGCCGGCGAATTCTCTCGATGGGCATCCTGCGCCGGCTGCCGGCCACGCGCCGCGGCCCGCATCGCCCGGCCGCCCTCTACAGCTTCGCCCGGCGCGACCCGCAAGTCGTGGAAATGCTATAATTATCGAGCGAGTGAGCATCATGCCCAGCAGGACCAAAAATGAGATCCGCGGCGCCCAGCGTGGCCGCGCACGGAACCGAAGATGGATATTCGCGGCGATCGCCGCCGTCGCGATCGTTGCGGTCGGCGTGGGCGCATGGACGATGCGCTCGGCGGCCGATTCGGCAACCGCCACCAACGTCAAGGGCGAGCGCCCGACGCTCGATCCCGCACGCTTTTTCGGCGTCGTGCGCGAGGCCTACGAAGTCGCACAGAAAAATCCCGCGCTGCTGGCGCAGCTTCATTGCTACTGCGGATGCGACAAGGAAGTCGGCCATCGGAACCTGCTCGACTGTTATCGCGACGAGCACGGCGCGCATTGCCCGATCTGCACCGGCGAAGCGGTGGAGGCGGCCAAGCTCGCCGACGAAGGATTGCCGGTCGAACAGATTCGCCGCGTGCTGCGCGACCATTACGCGCAAGGGAATTGACGCTTGGCGGTACTGGTTTCGGCCTACCTCCAGCGCTTCACCTACGCTGGACTGCTGGCGGTGCTGATCCTGTGCGGGATGGGCCTGCCGCTGCCCGAGGATGTGATCCTGGTGGCGGGCGGCTTCCTGGTGCATCGCGGGGTCATCCAGTATCCGATGACGCTGATAGTCGCGCTGTTCGGAGTGGTTGCGGGCGACAACTGCCTGTTCTTCCTCGGCCGCCGCTTTGGGACCGGACTGGTCGCTTACCTCGGCATTGGACGGCCGCGCTCGCGCCGGCAGATCGATTGGCTGAAAGACTTCATGCGGCGCCACGGCCATCGGGCGATCCTCTACGCGCGATTCGTCGCCGGCTTGCGCGCGCTGGTCTATCTGACCGCCGGATCGCTCGGCGTGAACCCGCTCAGGTTCTTTCTCTACGATCTGACCGGCGCGGTGATTTCGGTGCCGATCATGGTCACGCTCGGTTACCTCTTCGGCAACGAGCTTGAAGCAGTGCTCAGGTACATCGGCGGGTTCGAGAAACTGCTCTGGATATTGGCGCTGCTGTCATGCGCGATCATCGCGATGAGGACGCTGATTTATACGACGCGCGAACACGAGGAAAACCCGACCTAGGCGGCCCTGCGATCCATCCGGGCGCGGGCGCCTGCCGATCGCGGAGCAAGCGCCGTGCTGGCCGGCCTCTTGGACCAAATATGGAATTCCGACTTCCGGCGCTGAATCTCAAGGCCAAGCTGATGGCGTTGATGGTGGTGCTGCTCGGGCTGACACTCGGTGCAGAGCTGCTGGTCAGCCTCAATACGCAGAACCGGATCGTTTCGGCAACCCAGGACAACGTCAAGGAACTCGCGAGCGCGATTCAGATAAGCGTGCAGGAGCTGACCTCGGTCGGCAGCTTCGATCGCGACCGCCTGCAGAACTACGTCAACTCGCTGCACACCAACGGGCTCGAAGTCTCGATCGCATCGACCAAGGACCTGATCATCAACAGTTCCAACCCGGCGCTGATCGGCGAGGCGATCAACCGCGGCGCGGTGCGCAACGTATCGGCGCAGGCCGGCGCGCACGGCGATCCGCTCTCGGTGCCGGCCTTCACCTTCGGCCCCGCCGGCGAGCAGACGGTCTATCTAATCCCGGTCGAAGTCGAGGACCATCTGCTCGGCTACGTGCAGGTGGTCGCAGATTTCGCCGATTTCGCCCGCCCGCTGGAGGAACACCGTATCCATCTGCTGACGGTCGCGCTCGCGATTTTCGCGATCGGACTGGTTTTCTCCTACGTCCTCGCCGACCGCTACGTCGAGCCGATCCACGCGGTCGCGGCCGCCGCGCAGAACATCGCCGCGCGCGGCCTCGAACCGGTTCCCGAGGCGCATCGGCGCGACGAGATCGGACTGCTTACGCGCAGTTTCAACGAGATGGTTGACCAGTTGCGGCGCGCGCGCGAGCGCGAGGCCGAGCTCAACCGGCTCGAGCGCTTTACCGCGCTGGGCCAGCTCGCCGGCGCGCTCGCACACGAGATCAAGAACCCGCTCAATTTCATCAGCCTCGCGATCGACCAGTTGCGCGCACGCTACGCGCCGCAACTGCAGAACGACCAGGAAAATTATCGGCGCCAGCTCGGAATAATGAAGGACGAAGTCCATCGCCTCTCCGAGCTGATCCAGAGCTTTCTCAACTACGGCCGCCCCATCGAGGTGCATCCCGCGCCCACTGACGTGCGCGCGCTGGTCGGCAACGTCCTGGAGCTTTCCGACTCCAAGCTCAAGAGCCAGTCGATTCGCGCCTCGCTCGAGGGC
Coding sequences:
- the nadA gene encoding quinolinate synthase NadA — translated: MTPEMQSAIVAAADTAAARLHRKLAALGQDGYELAACERYAAQIDEINRLKAERGAVVLAHNYQRPEIFEVADFIGDSLELAYKAREVRDAGIIVFCGVHFMAETAKIFNPERTVLLPDMRAGCSLAESVTAEALAERKAELREIYPDLKVVSYVNCTADVKAESDACCTSANALKVVEAIDSEHVLFVPDQNLANYVQSQSRKKIISWDGNCYVHHQITAEEVDRVKRAVPGIKVLAHPECRSDVLRLADAVLSTSAMVRYAQGSEADKFLIVTECGLSDRLLMEIPGKHFYKACKLCRYMKMITLGGTLDSLRYLRFEIELSDEVREGARRALERMLELGA
- a CDS encoding ATP-binding protein, with product MEFRLPALNLKAKLMALMVVLLGLTLGAELLVSLNTQNRIVSATQDNVKELASAIQISVQELTSVGSFDRDRLQNYVNSLHTNGLEVSIASTKDLIINSSNPALIGEAINRGAVRNVSAQAGAHGDPLSVPAFTFGPAGEQTVYLIPVEVEDHLLGYVQVVADFADFARPLEEHRIHLLTVALAIFAIGLVFSYVLADRYVEPIHAVAAAAQNIAARGLEPVPEAHRRDEIGLLTRSFNEMVDQLRRAREREAELNRLERFTALGQLAGALAHEIKNPLNFISLAIDQLRARYAPQLQNDQENYRRQLGIMKDEVHRLSELIQSFLNYGRPIEVHPAPTDVRALVGNVLELSDSKLKSQSIRASLEGAGAPVILNVDAEKLHACFINVVANAIQAMPEGGELGVAFRRDGENEVITFSDTGAGIDPDVASHVFEPFFTTKREGIGLGLFFSRAIVERHGGTIRIGANPAGPGAMVTFVLPLGAAGRHT
- a CDS encoding CYCXC family (seleno)protein yields the protein MPSRTKNEIRGAQRGRARNRRWIFAAIAAVAIVAVGVGAWTMRSAADSATATNVKGERPTLDPARFFGVVREAYEVAQKNPALLAQLHCYCGCDKEVGHRNLLDCYRDEHGAHCPICTGEAVEAAKLADEGLPVEQIRRVLRDHYAQGN
- a CDS encoding DedA family protein, which gives rise to MAVLVSAYLQRFTYAGLLAVLILCGMGLPLPEDVILVAGGFLVHRGVIQYPMTLIVALFGVVAGDNCLFFLGRRFGTGLVAYLGIGRPRSRRQIDWLKDFMRRHGHRAILYARFVAGLRALVYLTAGSLGVNPLRFFLYDLTGAVISVPIMVTLGYLFGNELEAVLRYIGGFEKLLWILALLSCAIIAMRTLIYTTREHEENPT
- a CDS encoding NUDIX domain-containing protein produces the protein MNSESRAPIGKTDSGKTDSEKTGSGPADQAGGRAAARSDRAARPKVAVDTVLFAVEGGRLKTYLVQLRRGAGRGRWAFAGGLVRMGEMLDEAARRELFASTGIHEAYLEQLFTFGDPSRDPRAHVVSVAYMALIADPRSAAAPGGKYLDGRWFEVSALPALAYDHQQMAEYALGRLKAKLEYTNIACNLLPETFTFAELEALYAMILKRPIDRRNFRRRILSMGILRRLPATRRGPHRPAALYSFARRDPQVVEML